A DNA window from Brassica napus cultivar Da-Ae chromosome A4, Da-Ae, whole genome shotgun sequence contains the following coding sequences:
- the LOC106427631 gene encoding uncharacterized protein LOC106427631 translates to MHPHASRRDRTPRVPVPQSPNHNIAPKNAMLEIAASQPYITVHPPRFNSFVPDAQMLFHVLGICDQLMLTTTQFIRSSPSWLPIVSQLYISLLWNFTILRNFVSSRLGSFFQYYQILNELEFLKHCIVPGPLVSFFQSLSSFNGRFFDITPIIPDFTSLWNASAFHINADYARQIPITAIILDQLHHFATSDDTDSFQFQWYGNVFSQSSQGYNKLNRIGPQLCGSLFSTPQQTASARAFWSSVFAGATRVNAADETALHMHNYSKYFNGSVPLSSILPTGLGAVAVRGVPSVNEATRSFLYPTNAEIEPFTSSRFNPRRLIPLAMSVTFQHCEYEGLDEEAERYAIVAHTNLRWPLENGDQNEWTLVNSCVTHRGDVWSFMCHRFSNPVVSLHFQLGQVIVSRYHLHELYLDD, encoded by the exons ATGCATCCACATGCCTCCCGCCGCGACCGGACACCCCGAGTCCCAGTGCCTCAAAGCCCTAATCACAACATAGCTCCTAAAAACGCCATGCTCGAGATTGCTGCCTCTCAACCTTACATCACCGTCCACCCTCCCCGCTTCAACTCTTTCGTCCCCGACGCTCAAATGCTATTCCACGTCCTCGGAATCTGCGACCAGCTAATGCTCACCACCACCCAGTTTATCCGTTCTTCTCCTTCCTGGCTCCCGATCGTCTCACAGCTCTACATCTCTCTCCTCTGGAACTTCACCATCCTCCGCAACTTCGTCAGTTCCAGACTAGGATCTTTCTTTCAATACTATCAAATCTTGAACGAACTCGAGTTCCTAAAACACTGTATAGTTCCTGGTCCCTTGGTCTCTTTCTTCCAGTCCTTATCCTCCTTTAACGGCCGCTTCTTCGACATCACCCCGATCATCCCCGACTTCACATCCTTATGGAACGCTTCAGCGTTTCATATAAACGCTGATTACGCTAGACAGATCCCTATAACTGCCATAATCCTCGACCAGCTTCACCACTTCGCCACCAGCGACGACACTGACAGCTTTCAGTTTCAATGGTACGGTAACGTCTTCTCTCAAAGCAGTCAAGGCTACAACAAGCTGAACCGCATCGGTCCACAACTCTGCGGTTCACTATTCTCCACACCTCAGCAAACCGCCTCCGCTCGCGCCTTCTGGAGCTCCGTCTTCGCCGGTGCGACACGTGTCAACGCCGCCGATGAAACTGCTC TACACATGCATAACTATTCAAAGTACTTCAACGGTTCTGTCCCCTTGAGCTCGATTCTCCCGACCGGACTCGGTGCTGTCGCCGTGAGAGGCGTTCCTTCCGTCAACGAAGCTACTCGAAGCTTCCTTTACCCAACCAACGCCGAGATCGAACCGTTCACTTCGTCGAGATTCAATCCTCGCCGTCTAATCCCATTAGCAATGTCTGTGACTTTTCAGCATTGTGAATATGAAGGGCTTGATGAAGAAGCCGAACGTTATGCTATTGTGGCTCACACTAACCTTCGGTGGCCTCTTGAGAACGGTGATCAGAACGAGTGGACTCTGGTTAACTCGTGTGTAACTCATAGAGGAGATGTTTGGTCGTTCATGTGCCATCGTTTCTCAAACCCAGTAGTCAGTCTTCATTTTCAATTAGGTCAAGTCATTGTTTCACGCTATCATTTACACGAGCTTTATTTAGATGATTAA
- the LOC106427629 gene encoding E3 ubiquitin-protein ligase COP1-like isoform X1, with product MLVSGSESSDDCKVKVWCTRQEESVLNIDMKSNICCVKYNPGSGNFIAVGSADHHIYHYDLRNISQPLHVFSGHKKAVSYVKFLSNNELASASTDSTLRLWDVKDNLPVRLLPELVLAKLFNIYFFFFSFQVRTFRGHTNEKNFVGLTVNSEYLACGSETNEVYVYHKEITRPVTSHRFGTPEMDNAEEEVGSYFISAVCWKSDSPTMLTANSQGTIKVLVLAA from the exons ATGCTTGTATCTGGTAGTGAGTCTAGTGACGATTGTAAG GTTAAAGTTTGGTGCACAAGACAAGAAGAAAGTGTGCTtaatatagatatgaaatcaaaCATATGTTGCGTCAAGTACAATCCTGGCTCAGGCAACTTCATTGCGGTGGGATCAGCTGATCATCATATCTACCACTACGATTTGAGAAACATAAGCCAACCACTTCATGTCTTCAGTGGACACAAGAAAGCGGTTTCCTATGTGAAGTTTTTGTCCAACAACGAGCTCGCTTCAGCATCTACAGATAGCACACTACGCTTATGGGACGTCAAGGACAACTTGCCAGTAAGATTACTTCCCGAGCTAGTCTTGGCTAAGTTGTTCAATatttacttcttctttttttcttttcaggtTCGGACATTTAGAGGACACACTAACGAGAAGAACTTTGTGGGTCTAACAGTGAATAGCGAGTATCTCGCATGCGGAAGCGAGACAAACGAAGTATATGTGTATCACAAG GAGATCACGAGACCTGTGACATCGCACAGATTTGGAACACCAGAGATGGACAATGCAGAGGAGGAAGTTGGTTCGTATTTTATAAGTGCGGTTTGCTGGAAGAGCGATAGTCCCACGATGCTGACTGCGAATAGCCAAGGAACCATCAAAGTTCTGGTACTCGCTGCTTGA
- the LOC106427679 gene encoding protein RALF-like 17, giving the protein MAASREFIICCLLTLLLCSFFMRIESGAADITKKRCGGGAGSLGDDNERCVEAVKEHDDNDVDDVFKVINKMRIYA; this is encoded by the coding sequence ATGGCTGCATCTAgagaatttatcatatgttgCCTATTAACACTTCTCTTGTGCAGTTTCTTCATGAGAATCGAGTCTGGGGCTGCTGACATCACCAAAAAACGATGTGGCGGAGGCGCCGGCAGTCTAGGGGACGATAATGAGCGGTGCGTGGAGGCGGTCAAAGAACATGACGACAATGACGTGGATGATGTTTTTAAAGTAATTAACAAAATGAGGATATATGCTTGA
- the LOC106427629 gene encoding E3 ubiquitin-protein ligase COP1-like isoform X2, with translation MLVSGSESSDDCKVKVWCTRQEESVLNIDMKSNICCVKYNPGSGNFIAVGSADHHIYHYDLRNISQPLHVFSGHKKAVSYVKFLSNNELASASTDSTLRLWDVKDNLPVRTFRGHTNEKNFVGLTVNSEYLACGSETNEVYVYHKEITRPVTSHRFGTPEMDNAEEEVGSYFISAVCWKSDSPTMLTANSQGTIKVLVLAA, from the exons ATGCTTGTATCTGGTAGTGAGTCTAGTGACGATTGTAAG GTTAAAGTTTGGTGCACAAGACAAGAAGAAAGTGTGCTtaatatagatatgaaatcaaaCATATGTTGCGTCAAGTACAATCCTGGCTCAGGCAACTTCATTGCGGTGGGATCAGCTGATCATCATATCTACCACTACGATTTGAGAAACATAAGCCAACCACTTCATGTCTTCAGTGGACACAAGAAAGCGGTTTCCTATGTGAAGTTTTTGTCCAACAACGAGCTCGCTTCAGCATCTACAGATAGCACACTACGCTTATGGGACGTCAAGGACAACTTGCCA gtTCGGACATTTAGAGGACACACTAACGAGAAGAACTTTGTGGGTCTAACAGTGAATAGCGAGTATCTCGCATGCGGAAGCGAGACAAACGAAGTATATGTGTATCACAAG GAGATCACGAGACCTGTGACATCGCACAGATTTGGAACACCAGAGATGGACAATGCAGAGGAGGAAGTTGGTTCGTATTTTATAAGTGCGGTTTGCTGGAAGAGCGATAGTCCCACGATGCTGACTGCGAATAGCCAAGGAACCATCAAAGTTCTGGTACTCGCTGCTTGA
- the LOC106427628 gene encoding zinc finger CCCH domain-containing protein 26-like produces the protein MSETPQVQNSTGSIPSSDKTEDTLTKVKVNEENMDEPSLFPDRPGERDCHYFMRTGKCGYGSSCRYNHPVSHVPEAVFYHREELPERVGQPDCEYFLKTGACKYGAACKYNHPKDRNGAGPVLFNALGYPMRQGEKSCPYYMQKGMCRFGVACKFHHPQTHNAQPTSFPFGGSLPVMSLAPATYEAMSRPQALHPQAYSFMVAPPQGWSTFMGGYDMKTELDSSSEKAECSFFMKTGTCKYGDNCKYSHPKERMLLSPPPNLFNPVVLPARPGLPACGNFKAYGFCKYGATCKFDHPVPVNTYNNTGSTMPSPPSAYAPPVSTPVRITSPPSGSNGGDKPAAEDNSSETVKEEDGPDKAEVHESSQLSRSGSTALSNDAENPGPETKKEEDDPLPADNSGKQESSDNSA, from the exons ATGTCTGAAACTCCGCAGGTTCAGAACTCTACTGGGTCAATCCCATCTTCCGACAAAACTGAAG ATACCTTGACGAAGGTGAAGGTTAACGAAGAGAATATGGATGAACCAAGTCTGTTTCCTGATCGTCCTGGTGAGAGAGATTGCCACTACTTTATGAGGACTGGCAAGTGTGGCTATGGAAGCAGCTGCCGTTACAATCATCCTGTTTCTCATGTTCCAGAG GCTGTGTTTTACCACAGAGAGGAACTGCCTGAGAGGGTTGGTCAGCCAGACTGTGAG TATTTTCTCAAGACAGGAGCCTGTAAGTATGGCGCAGCATGTAAATATAACCACCCAAAGGACAGGAACGGTGCTGGACCGGTGCTGTTTAATGCCCTCGGTTATCCTATGCGACAG GGTGAGAAGTCATGCCCGTATTACATGCAGAAAGGGATGTGTAGGTTCGGAGTTGCCTGCAAATTCCATCATCCTCAGACTCATAATGCCCAACCTACTAGCTTTCCTTTTGGTGGTAGCTTGCCGGTGATGTCTTTGGCTCCTGCAACGTATGAAGCTATGTCACGTCCTCAAGCTCTTCACCCTCAGGCCTATTCCTTTATGGTTGCACCTCCTCAAGGCTGGTCTACTTTCATG GGTGGTTATGATATGAAAACTGAGCTTGACTCCAGTTCTGAAAAGGCTGAATGtagtttttttatgaaaactGGGACCTGTAAATATGGAGATAATTGCAAATACAGTCATCCAAAAGAAAGGATGTTACTATCACCACCACCAAATCTCTTTAACCCTGTGGTCCTCCCTGCTAGACCA GGACTACCCGCATGTGGTAACTTCAAGGCCTATGGGTTTTGCAAGTATGGAGCAACCTGCAAGTTTGATCACCCTGTGCCAGTAAACACTTACAACAACACAGGCTCCACCATGCCTTCTCCCCCTTCTGCTTATGCTCCACCGGTTTCAACTCCTGTGAGGATCACATCACCGCCAAGCGGCTCCAATGGTGGTGACAAACCTGCTGCAGAGGATAACAGCTCAGAGACTGTGAAAGAAGAGGATGGACCAGACAAGGCAGAAGTGCATGAATCGTCACAGCTAAGCCGCTCTGGTTCAACTGCCTTATCCAATGATGCAGAGAATCCAGGTCCAGAGACTAAGAAAGAGGAGGATGATCCTTTACCAGCTGACAACTCGGGAAAGCAGGAATCATCTGACAATTCTGCATGA
- the LOC106427683 gene encoding beta-glucosidase 33-like, which yields MTTTLTLLLGFLALLSTLSFNAEARPQPSDEDLGIVIGPHTTFEDDLGIVIGPEESEDIQQVNLDDEDLGTIIGPEFEVHKSDFPDDFIFGTSVSAYQVEGAKKGSGRGLTTWDEFTHMFPDKVEQRSDGDVGVDFYTRYKDDIKLMKELKTNGFRFSISWTRVLPYGSIEKGVNEEGVKFYDDLINALIADGIQPAITLFHWESPLALEMKYGGFLSEQIVEDFRKFAKFCFDKFGDRVKNWATFNEPSVYSVAGYSKGKKAPGRCSPFEVIKCPSGDSSEEPYRVGRNQILSHVAAVEEFRKCKKCQEGGGKIGIVLVSHWFEPKDPNSSKDVEAARRSLEYQLGWFLRPLVYGQYPKEMLEGTTSRVEAFTPEESKRLRGSLDYVGINYYGAFFSTPLTNVNSSQITYHSDMRVNWTVDQNHSPHLKSTAMGIVIYPAGLMNLMRHIKDEYMDPEIYIMENGMDELDDGTKTLVEALNDYGRKEFIKSHILIMGKAIRMYNVRLKGYFIWSLMDNFEWEKGYKIRFGLYHVDFNDNMKRYMRSSGKWLSEFLDSKESLHKCYFEGHREKGYAPKLSDREIYDRDNWRIRYTSDVM from the exons ATGACTACTACCCTAACTCTTTTGTTAGGGTTTTTAGCCCTATTGAGTACCCTTAGCTTCAACGCTGAAGCTAGGCCTCAACCAAGTGATGAGGATCTCGGTATCGTCATTGGACCTCACACTACTTTCGAAGACGACCTTGGCATCGTAATTGGACCGGAAGAGAGCGAAGACATACAGCAGGTCAACCTAGATGATGAAGACTTGGGCACCATCATTGGACCCGAGTTTGAAGTCCACAAGAGTGATTTCCCTGACGATTTCATCTTTGGAACATCCGTTTCCGCATATCAG GTTGAAGGTGCTAAAAAGGGATCAGGGAGAGGCTTGACAACATGGGATGAATTTACACACATGTTTCCTG ACAAGGTTGAACAACGTAGTGATGGAGATGTCGGAGTCGACTTCTATACTCGTTACAAG GATGATATAAAATTAATGAAGGAGTTGAAAACGAATGGGTTCAGATTCTCAATCTCATGGACCAGAGTCTTGCCTT ATGGATCAATTGAGAAAGGTGTCAACGAGGAGGGGGTGAAGTTCTACGACGATCTTATAAATGCACTTATAGCTGATG GCATTCAGCCAGCGATTACTCTATTTCACTGGGAATCTCCACTTGCTCTAGAAATGAAATACGGAGGTTTTCTAAGCGAACAGATTGT TGAGGATTTCCGGAAGTTTGCAAAGTTCTGCTTCGATAAATTTGGAGATAGGGTTAAGAACTGGGCAACATTTAACGAGCCATCGGTATATAGTGTTGCGGGTTATTCAAAAGGTAAGAAAGCGCCAGGACGGTGCTCtccatttgaagtcatcaaatGCCCCTCAGGAGATTCATCCGAAGAGCCTTACAGAGTTGGTCGTAACCAAATTCTTTCTCATGTTGCTGCTGTTGAAGAATTCCGAAAATGTAAAAAG tgcCAAGAGGGAGGAGGGAAAATTGGAATAGTGTTGGTGTCTCACTGGTTCGAGCCTAAAGATCCAAACTCAAGTAAAGATGTCGAGGCAGCAAGACGTTCCCTCGAGTACCAACTCGGCTG GTTTCTTCGCCCTCTCGTGTATGGACAGTATCCAAAGGAGATGCTAGAAGGTACCACAAGCCGAGTGGAAGCATTTACACCAGAAGAATCTAAGAGACTAAGAGGCTCTTTGGACTACGTCGGGATAAATTACTATGGAGCATTCTTTTCTACTCCACTCACTAATGTTAATTCATCGCAGATTACTTATCATTCCGACATGCGTGTAAACTGGACAG TTGACCAAAACCATTCACCACATCTCAAG TCAACAGCAATGGGTATAGTAATATATCCAGCGGGTTTGATGAATCTGATGAGACATATCAAAGATGAATACATGGATCCAGAGATTTACATTATGGAGAATG GGATGGACGAGCTCGACGATGGGACCAAGACCTTAGTGGAAGCCTTAAACGACTACGGGAGAAAAGAGTTCATCAAGAGTCACATCTTAATTATGGGCAAAGCCATCAG GATGTACAATGTGAGACTGAAGGGTTACTTTATATGGTCGTTAATGGACAACTTCGAGTGGGAGAAAGGATACAAAATCAGGTTTGGGCTGTACCATGTCGATTTCAATGACAACATGAAACGATATATGAGGTCATCTGGGAAATGGCTAAGCGAGTTTCTTGATTCAAAAGAGTCTCTACATAAATGCTACTTCGAGGGCCATCGTGAGAAAGGATATGCTCCCAAGCTGTCTGACAGGGAGATATATGATCGTGACAACTGGCGTATCAGATACACGAGCGATGTTATGTGA
- the LOC106427654 gene encoding tyrosine-protein phosphatase DSP2-like produces the protein MKLIEKTMNKSIKEEEKDDGSKIFQTIEVAKVDHRSNVSPPPSAGTTPLLEVSTGDEFSLLPPLNFAMVDNGIFRSGFPDSTNFSFLKTLGLRSIISLCPEAYPENNMQFLKSNGIKLFQFGIKGSKCLPGLENEVWLHLRKHQKEGSYTNGNSKTTEPFVNISDYKIREALKVLLDEKNHPLLIHCNRGKHRTGCLVGCMRKLQKWCLTSIFDEYKRFAAAKARISDQMFMELFDVSSFKNTPMSFSCSSS, from the exons ATGAAACTGATTGAGAAGACGATGAACAAGTCTATCAAGGAGGAGGAGAAAGATGATGGAAGCAAGATCTTCCAGACGATCGAAGTAGCTAAGGTTGACCACCGGAGCAACGTATCTCCGCCGCCGTCGGCTGGTACCACACCATTGCTAGAAGTTTCCACTGGCGACGAATTTAGCCTGCTTCCTCCGTTGAACTTTGCCATGGTCGATAACGGTATCTTCCGGTCTGGATTCCCGGACTCGACCAACTTCTCCTTCCTCAAGACTCTTGGCCTTCGCTCAATCAT ATCGTTGTGTCCAGAGGCGTATCCTGAGAACAACATGCAATTCCTCAAATCCAATGGGATTAAGCTTTTCCAGTTTGGCATTAAAGGCTCTAAG TGTCTCCCAGGATTAGAGAACGAGGTTTGGTTGCATCTTCGGAAGCATCAGAAAGAGGGTTCCTATACGAATGGAAATTCCAAAACTACG GAGCCATTTGTAAATATCTCAGATTATAAAATCCGTGAAGCACTTAAAGTCCTTCTTG ATGAGAAGAACCATCCACTTTTGATTCATTGCAATCGAGGAAAG CATAGGACAGGGTGTCTTGTTGGGTGCATGAGGAAACTCCAGAAATGGTGCTTGACATCGATCTTCGATGAGTACAAGCGATTTGCAGCGGCTAAAGCTAGAATATCAGATCAAATGTTCATGGAGTTATTCGATGTTTCGAGTTTCAAGAACACTCCAATGTCTTTCTCTTGCTCCAGTAGCTAG